A window from Caulobacter sp. X encodes these proteins:
- a CDS encoding acyl-CoA dehydrogenase family protein → MTTTLARDNAENPVLPGLIGLLREAADAAGLFVAEAKPAVLAHIAPEGGKVDRKLADVHQHRVHGYGWYASYAELLNQVAGWAERLEAEGRFGEIEALLAQLLFSEYCAQLVGGVPMNQGEIVRPAHLVEDRAVLNRLYSNGLMKLMVEGGTQAVKSRIAQRLAEARGRPTLENTGLDETFEMIRDQFHAFAEEKVTPHAHEWHLKDELIPIELVQELGELGVFGLTIPEEYGGSGMGKTAMCVVSEELSRAWIGVGSLATRSEIAGELILTGGTEEQKQYWLPKIASAEILPTAVFTEPNTGSDLGSLRTRAELKGDHYVVTGNKTWITHAARADVMTLLVRTEAGTTDYRGLSMLLAPKPRGTDEAPFPAEGMTGGEIGVIGYRGMKEYELGFDGFTVPAGNLLGGVPGQGFKQLMATFESARIQTAARAVGVAQAALEVGLGYALDRKQFGQAIFEFPRVANKLAMMAAEIMGVRQLTYFAARQKDEGKRCDLEAGMAKLIAARVAWAAADNALQIHGGNGFAMEYAASRLLADARILNIFEGAGEIQAQVIARRLLDGGN, encoded by the coding sequence ATGACCACGACCCTCGCGCGCGATAACGCCGAAAACCCCGTTCTTCCCGGCCTGATCGGCCTGCTGCGCGAGGCCGCCGACGCGGCGGGGCTGTTCGTGGCCGAAGCCAAGCCCGCCGTTCTCGCCCACATCGCGCCGGAAGGCGGGAAGGTCGACCGCAAGCTGGCGGACGTCCACCAGCACCGCGTCCACGGCTATGGCTGGTACGCCTCATATGCCGAGCTCCTGAACCAGGTCGCCGGCTGGGCCGAGCGGCTGGAGGCCGAGGGGCGGTTCGGCGAGATCGAGGCCCTGCTGGCCCAGCTGCTGTTCTCCGAATATTGCGCCCAGCTGGTCGGCGGCGTGCCGATGAACCAGGGCGAGATCGTCCGCCCGGCCCATCTGGTCGAGGACCGCGCGGTGCTGAACCGGCTCTATTCCAACGGCCTGATGAAGCTGATGGTCGAGGGCGGGACCCAGGCCGTGAAGAGCCGGATCGCCCAGCGCCTGGCGGAGGCGCGCGGCCGCCCGACGCTGGAAAACACCGGCCTAGACGAAACCTTCGAGATGATCCGCGACCAGTTCCACGCCTTCGCCGAGGAAAAGGTCACGCCTCACGCCCACGAATGGCACCTGAAGGACGAGCTGATCCCGATCGAGCTCGTTCAGGAACTGGGCGAACTGGGCGTCTTCGGCCTGACCATTCCCGAGGAATACGGCGGCAGCGGCATGGGCAAGACCGCCATGTGCGTGGTCTCCGAGGAGCTGTCGCGGGCCTGGATCGGCGTCGGCTCGCTGGCCACCCGTTCCGAGATCGCCGGCGAGCTGATCCTGACCGGCGGGACCGAAGAGCAGAAGCAGTACTGGCTGCCCAAGATCGCCAGCGCCGAGATTCTGCCGACCGCCGTCTTCACCGAGCCGAACACCGGCTCGGACCTCGGATCCCTGCGCACCCGCGCCGAGCTGAAGGGCGACCACTATGTGGTGACCGGGAACAAGACCTGGATCACCCACGCCGCCCGCGCCGACGTCATGACCCTGCTGGTCCGCACCGAGGCGGGCACCACCGACTATCGCGGCCTCTCCATGCTGCTGGCCCCCAAGCCGCGCGGAACCGACGAGGCCCCCTTCCCCGCTGAAGGCATGACCGGCGGCGAGATCGGGGTGATCGGCTATCGCGGCATGAAGGAATATGAACTGGGCTTCGACGGCTTCACCGTCCCGGCCGGGAACCTGCTGGGCGGCGTCCCAGGCCAGGGCTTCAAGCAGCTGATGGCGACGTTCGAGAGCGCCCGCATCCAGACCGCCGCCCGCGCGGTCGGCGTCGCCCAGGCGGCGCTTGAGGTCGGCCTTGGCTACGCGCTGGACCGCAAGCAGTTCGGCCAGGCGATCTTCGAGTTCCCGCGCGTGGCCAACAAGCTGGCGATGATGGCGGCCGAGATCATGGGCGTGCGCCAGCTGACCTATTTCGCCGCCCGCCAGAAGGACGAGGGCAAGCGCTGCGACCTCGAGGCCGGCATGGCCAAGCTGATCGCCGCCCGCGTCGCCTGGGCCGCCGCCGACAACGCCCTGCAGATCCACGGCGGCAACGGCTTCGCCATGGAGTACGCCGCCAGCCGCCTGCTGGCCGACGCGCGGATCCTCAACATCTTCGAGGGCGCCGGCGAGATCCAGGCCCAGGTGATCGCGCGGCGGCTGCTGGACGGGGGGAACTAG
- a CDS encoding serine hydrolase encodes MLTTTRRSALVSALATTGLAALGSRAWSQETGAVGAAVDQFAQDVMAAFPDQPGLGITVVENGRVTLAKGYGVKTLGTQDRCDENTVFGIASNTKAMTAALIGMLVEEGRLAWDDPVTKHLPAFQMSDPIVTKLMTVRDLLVHRSGLTLGAGDLMIWPAPTHTRAEIVAGLKYLPIGGQFRGGYAYDNVLYVAAGAVIEAVSGMSWEEMIKTRIFDPLGMTSTVSSPALVDRSRRASPHARLGPPTRGLGPQKALPFDNSFDAAAPAGGVNSTPKDIARWMQAQLSLGMTPEGKRLWSAPTAREMWKPHTITTWSDGPIDENPVRPSIQAYGLGWFVQDHRGERLLWHTGGLAGFISYTGLLPGRKSGIMVMTNAEEAPVLRSLRFGGPDRLQGRSDYDWIASSKRVQAENETQLLKDLAKATTPTSGGAKPSLPLEAYAGVYRDPWYGAVTISVIGKGKAKGLHVSFDKTPALRGKLEPFDGEVFKTVFDDRTQEDAFFTFDLKDGRVASALVKAVSPLADFSYDYQDLRLSKVS; translated from the coding sequence ATGCTGACCACGACCCGCCGCTCCGCCCTCGTCTCGGCCCTCGCGACGACGGGCCTGGCGGCGCTTGGGAGCCGCGCCTGGTCCCAGGAGACCGGCGCCGTCGGCGCGGCGGTGGACCAGTTCGCCCAGGACGTGATGGCCGCCTTCCCCGACCAGCCGGGGCTCGGGATCACGGTGGTCGAGAACGGCAGGGTCACCCTGGCCAAGGGCTATGGCGTCAAGACGCTGGGAACCCAGGACCGCTGCGACGAGAACACCGTCTTCGGCATCGCCTCGAACACCAAGGCCATGACAGCAGCCCTGATCGGCATGCTCGTCGAGGAAGGGCGCCTGGCCTGGGACGATCCGGTCACCAAGCACCTGCCGGCCTTCCAGATGAGCGATCCGATCGTCACCAAGCTGATGACGGTCCGCGACCTCCTGGTCCACCGCAGCGGCCTGACCCTGGGCGCGGGCGACCTCATGATCTGGCCTGCGCCGACCCACACCCGGGCCGAGATCGTGGCGGGCCTCAAGTACCTGCCGATCGGCGGTCAGTTCCGGGGCGGCTACGCCTACGACAACGTCCTCTACGTCGCCGCCGGGGCGGTGATCGAGGCGGTCAGCGGCATGAGCTGGGAGGAGATGATCAAGACCCGGATCTTCGATCCGCTGGGCATGACCAGCACGGTCTCCAGCCCAGCCCTGGTCGACAGGTCCCGCCGGGCCTCGCCGCACGCGCGCCTGGGCCCGCCGACGCGGGGCCTGGGCCCCCAGAAGGCGCTGCCCTTCGATAACAGCTTCGACGCCGCCGCGCCGGCGGGCGGCGTGAACTCGACGCCCAAGGACATCGCGCGCTGGATGCAGGCGCAGCTGAGCCTGGGCATGACGCCTGAAGGCAAGCGCCTCTGGAGCGCCCCCACCGCCCGCGAGATGTGGAAGCCTCACACGATCACCACCTGGTCGGACGGTCCGATCGACGAGAACCCCGTCCGCCCGTCGATCCAGGCCTATGGCCTGGGCTGGTTCGTCCAGGATCACCGCGGCGAGCGCCTGCTGTGGCACACCGGGGGCCTCGCGGGCTTCATCTCCTACACGGGCCTGCTGCCCGGCCGGAAATCGGGGATCATGGTCATGACCAACGCCGAGGAGGCGCCCGTGTTGCGGTCGCTGCGCTTTGGCGGCCCCGACCGGCTGCAAGGCCGGAGCGACTACGACTGGATCGCCTCCAGCAAGCGAGTCCAGGCCGAAAACGAGACCCAGCTGCTGAAGGACCTGGCCAAGGCCACCACGCCGACCAGCGGCGGCGCCAAGCCCAGCCTGCCGCTGGAGGCCTATGCCGGCGTCTATCGCGACCCCTGGTACGGCGCGGTGACGATCAGCGTGATCGGGAAGGGTAAGGCCAAAGGCCTCCACGTCTCGTTCGACAAGACCCCCGCCCTGCGCGGCAAGCTTGAGCCGTTCGACGGCGAGGTCTTCAAGACGGTCTTCGACGACCGCACCCAGGAGGACGCCTTCTTCACCTTCGACCTGAAGGACGGGCGCGTGGCGTCGGCCCTGGTCAAGGCGGTCTCGCCGTTGGCCGACTTCAGCTACGACTACCAGGACCTGCGGCTGAGCAAGGTGTCTTAA
- a CDS encoding TetR/AcrR family transcriptional regulator produces the protein MGVRNEQKAATREKVLDAARDLFNEIGYDETTIRAIAERAGVSVGSVFTTFASKAEVLSHVMNHRLSELYAEFDRVIPVLRGSTADRLCSIFAIHYEFETRRVKLFLAHIAASYNPSNDPEVAPFGRNPRLTQMLLDVLRDGVQRGEVREDLDLLLIADTLKAAYAWNYRMAAAAGGRLPADQMSSVMDKQIALIAEGWKPR, from the coding sequence GTGGGCGTAAGGAACGAGCAGAAGGCCGCGACGCGCGAGAAGGTTCTCGACGCGGCGCGCGACCTGTTCAACGAGATCGGGTACGACGAGACCACCATCCGCGCCATCGCGGAGCGGGCGGGGGTCTCGGTCGGCAGCGTGTTCACAACCTTCGCCTCCAAGGCGGAGGTGCTGAGCCATGTGATGAACCACAGGCTCAGCGAGCTCTATGCCGAGTTCGACCGGGTGATCCCGGTCCTGCGGGGCAGCACGGCCGACCGGCTGTGCTCGATCTTCGCCATCCACTACGAGTTCGAGACGCGGCGGGTGAAGCTGTTCCTGGCCCACATCGCCGCCTCGTATAATCCCAGCAACGACCCCGAAGTCGCGCCGTTCGGGCGCAATCCCCGCCTGACCCAGATGCTGCTCGACGTGCTGCGCGACGGCGTCCAGAGGGGCGAGGTGCGCGAAGACCTCGACCTCTTGCTGATCGCCGACACGCTGAAGGCCGCCTACGCCTGGAACTACCGCATGGCCGCCGCCGCCGGCGGGCGCCTGCCCGCCGACCAGATGTCTTCGGTGATGGACAAGCAGATCGCCCTGATCGCCGAGGGCTGGAAGCCGCGCTGA
- a CDS encoding TetR/AcrR family transcriptional regulator, whose translation MSFVSVNIDQGAETPVKLTRRALAKQRTRERVLAAARRLFSERGYEGATIRDIAQAAGMSTGAVFASFADKSELFEEILTADYEVIYAQMTQAARNAKTIDEALMGLFGVAYSFHVEQLPLLRASIAVSWTHSEAAESRARTDLKHIFRLIGEALQRGVDQKQLKADADTKLLAEIVWDVYLANYRRAIYDGWSVEALLARFSDQLKIIFAGARA comes from the coding sequence ATGAGCTTCGTATCCGTCAATATCGACCAGGGGGCCGAGACCCCGGTGAAACTGACCCGCCGGGCCCTGGCCAAGCAGCGCACCCGCGAGCGCGTCCTCGCCGCCGCCCGCCGCCTGTTCAGCGAGCGCGGCTATGAAGGCGCGACCATCCGGGACATCGCCCAGGCCGCCGGCATGTCGACCGGCGCGGTCTTCGCCAGCTTCGCCGACAAGTCGGAGCTGTTCGAGGAGATCCTGACCGCCGACTACGAGGTCATCTACGCCCAGATGACCCAGGCCGCCCGCAACGCCAAGACGATCGATGAGGCGCTGATGGGCCTGTTCGGCGTCGCCTACAGCTTCCATGTCGAGCAGCTGCCGCTGCTGCGCGCCAGCATCGCGGTCTCGTGGACCCACTCCGAGGCCGCCGAGAGTCGCGCCCGGACGGATCTCAAGCATATCTTCCGCCTGATTGGCGAGGCGCTGCAGCGCGGTGTCGACCAGAAGCAGTTGAAGGCCGACGCCGATACTAAACTGTTGGCGGAGATCGTCTGGGACGTGTATCTCGCCAACTATCGTCGTGCGATTTACGACGGCTGGTCGGTCGAGGCTTTGCTGGCGCGGTTCTCCGATCAACTGAAGATCATCTTCGCGGGCGCTCGCGCCTAA
- a CDS encoding twin transmembrane helix small protein: MSHLFDFLVPAALLAVLIALGAGLYALFRGGDFGRSYSNKLMRLRVLLQFIAIIVLVAAAFWWRKGA, encoded by the coding sequence ATGTCCCATCTGTTCGACTTCCTCGTCCCGGCCGCCCTTCTGGCGGTGCTGATCGCCCTGGGCGCGGGCCTTTACGCCCTGTTTCGCGGCGGCGACTTCGGGCGTTCCTATTCCAACAAGCTGATGCGGTTGCGGGTGCTCCTGCAATTCATCGCCATCATCGTCCTGGTCGCCGCCGCCTTCTGGTGGCGGAAGGGCGCTTGA
- a CDS encoding cob(I)yrinic acid a,c-diamide adenosyltransferase: protein MVTLNRIYTRTGDAGSTRLATGAPVSKASQRVEAYGGVDETNAAIGQARQHTAGDPVLDAILERVQNDLFDLGADLATPEQHGKPEWEPLRILDSQVERLEREIDLLNAELEPLTSFVLPAGSPAAAALHVARTVCRRAERGCVALMTVEGEIVGAPAIKYLNRLSDLLFVAARWANDKGKADVLWKPGATR from the coding sequence ATGGTCACGCTGAATCGCATCTATACGCGCACGGGCGACGCCGGCTCGACGCGACTGGCGACCGGGGCGCCGGTGAGCAAGGCCTCGCAACGGGTCGAGGCCTATGGCGGGGTGGACGAGACCAACGCCGCGATCGGCCAGGCGCGACAGCATACCGCAGGCGATCCCGTGCTCGACGCGATCCTGGAGCGCGTCCAGAATGACCTCTTCGACCTGGGCGCGGATCTCGCCACGCCCGAGCAGCACGGCAAGCCGGAATGGGAGCCGCTGCGCATCCTGGACAGCCAGGTCGAACGGCTGGAGCGCGAGATCGATCTCCTGAACGCCGAGCTTGAGCCGCTGACCTCGTTCGTACTGCCGGCCGGTTCGCCGGCGGCTGCGGCCCTGCACGTGGCGCGCACCGTCTGCCGGCGCGCCGAACGCGGCTGCGTGGCGCTGATGACCGTCGAGGGCGAGATCGTCGGCGCGCCGGCCATCAAGTACCTGAACCGCCTGTCGGACTTGCTGTTCGTCGCCGCCCGCTGGGCCAACGACAAGGGCAAGGCCGACGTGCTGTGGAAGCCCGGCGCGACGCGGTAG
- a CDS encoding electron transfer flavoprotein subunit beta/FixA family protein: MKVLVPVKRVIDYNVKARVKADQTGVDLANVKMSMNPFCEIAVEEAVRLKEKGVATEVVIVSIGPAQAQETIRTALAMGGDRGILITSDADLEPLAVAKLLAAVVAEENPNLVVMGKQAIDGDNNAVGQMLSALLGWPQATYASALEVSGSTAKVTREVDGGLQTLDVDLPAVITADLRLNEPRYASLPNIMKAKKKEIATKAVADYGVDVAPRLKVLKVTEPPKRSAGVKVETAADLVSKLNTAGVL; the protein is encoded by the coding sequence ATGAAGGTCCTAGTCCCGGTCAAGCGGGTGATCGACTACAACGTGAAGGCCCGCGTTAAGGCGGATCAGACGGGTGTCGACCTCGCCAACGTCAAGATGTCGATGAATCCGTTCTGCGAGATCGCGGTCGAAGAAGCCGTGCGTCTCAAGGAAAAAGGCGTGGCGACCGAGGTCGTCATCGTCAGCATCGGCCCCGCCCAAGCTCAGGAAACGATCCGCACGGCGCTCGCCATGGGCGGCGATCGCGGCATCCTGATCACCTCGGACGCCGACCTCGAGCCCCTGGCCGTGGCCAAGCTGCTGGCCGCCGTGGTCGCCGAGGAAAACCCGAACCTGGTCGTCATGGGCAAGCAGGCGATCGACGGCGACAACAACGCCGTCGGCCAGATGCTGTCGGCCCTGCTGGGCTGGCCGCAAGCCACCTACGCCTCGGCGCTGGAAGTCTCGGGCTCGACCGCCAAGGTCACCCGCGAAGTCGACGGCGGCCTGCAGACGCTGGACGTCGACCTGCCGGCCGTGATCACCGCCGACCTACGCCTGAACGAGCCGCGCTATGCGTCTCTGCCCAACATCATGAAGGCCAAGAAGAAGGAGATCGCCACCAAGGCGGTCGCCGACTACGGCGTCGATGTCGCGCCGCGCCTGAAGGTCCTGAAGGTCACCGAGCCGCCGAAGCGTTCGGCGGGCGTCAAGGTCGAGACGGCCGCTGACCTCGTGTCCAAGCTCAACACCGCGGGGGTGCTGTAA
- a CDS encoding electron transfer flavoprotein subunit alpha/FixB family protein yields the protein MAVLVIADNDNAHLRDATHKTVTAAQKISGDVDVLVLGKGAKAVADAAAKIAGVRKVLLAESDALGHGIAEAQADAVLALAGNYDAILVPATSGGKNFAPRVAAKLDVAPISDIVEVVSADTFTRPIYAGNALETIQSSDAKKVITVRPTAFAAAAEGGSASVESVAGADAGKTRFVSEEMVKSDRPELAAAKIVVSGGRAMGSAEEFQRVIEPLADKLGAAVGASRAAVDAGYAPNDYQVGQTGKVVAPQLYVAIGISGAIQHLAGMKDSKVIVAINKDADAPIFQVADYGLVADYKTAVPELMDALSAAGK from the coding sequence ATGGCTGTTCTCGTCATCGCCGATAACGACAACGCGCACCTGCGTGACGCGACCCACAAGACCGTGACCGCCGCCCAGAAGATCTCGGGCGACGTGGACGTGCTGGTCCTGGGCAAGGGCGCCAAGGCCGTGGCCGACGCCGCCGCCAAGATCGCCGGCGTCCGCAAGGTGCTGCTGGCCGAGTCCGACGCCCTGGGTCACGGGATCGCCGAAGCCCAGGCCGACGCCGTCCTGGCGCTGGCCGGCAATTACGACGCGATCCTGGTTCCGGCCACCTCGGGCGGCAAGAACTTCGCCCCGCGCGTCGCCGCCAAGCTGGACGTCGCCCCGATCTCGGACATCGTCGAGGTCGTCAGCGCCGACACCTTCACGCGCCCGATCTACGCCGGCAACGCCCTGGAGACGATCCAGTCCAGCGACGCCAAGAAGGTCATCACCGTCCGTCCGACCGCCTTCGCGGCGGCGGCGGAAGGCGGCTCGGCCTCGGTGGAAAGCGTCGCTGGCGCCGACGCCGGCAAGACCCGCTTCGTCAGCGAAGAGATGGTCAAGTCCGACCGTCCGGAACTGGCCGCGGCCAAGATCGTCGTCTCGGGCGGTCGCGCCATGGGCTCGGCCGAAGAGTTCCAGCGCGTGATCGAGCCCCTGGCCGACAAGCTGGGCGCCGCGGTCGGCGCCTCGCGCGCCGCGGTCGACGCCGGCTACGCCCCGAACGACTATCAGGTCGGCCAGACGGGCAAGGTCGTCGCCCCGCAGCTCTATGTCGCCATCGGCATTTCGGGCGCGATCCAGCACCTGGCCGGCATGAAGGACTCCAAGGTGATCGTCGCGATCAACAAGGACGCCGACGCGCCGATCTTCCAGGTCGCCGACTACGGCCTGGTCGCCGACTACAAGACGGCCGTGCCGGAGCTGATGGACGCCCTGTCCGCCGCCGGCAAGTAA
- the gcvA gene encoding transcriptional regulator GcvA, with the protein MRLPPFSSLVALEAAARHKSYSRAAEELFVTHGAVSQQVRKLEDELGVQLFARRGNQMEPTPTGAALAEQVRQAINTLRHGVEDARRAGSGPIVISTGGAFAASWLTPRLARLAAETGELDLTIRVEDRVANLSTDGVDIALRYGVGPWPGVESARLIDERTFPVCSPETLARYPIEKPEDLLAAPLLRHTDMPWSTWFRAMGIEAPELPPGLTFDASTMLLDAAAQGMGFALARAGYAQRNLEDGRLVRPLPGEVDVETGHNFVWRAENPKLPRILKLRDWFLAATEGERRS; encoded by the coding sequence ATGCGCCTTCCGCCCTTCTCGTCCCTGGTCGCCCTGGAGGCCGCCGCCCGCCACAAGAGCTATAGCCGCGCGGCTGAGGAGCTGTTCGTGACCCACGGCGCGGTCAGCCAGCAGGTCCGCAAGCTGGAGGACGAGCTGGGAGTCCAGCTATTCGCCCGACGCGGCAACCAGATGGAGCCGACGCCCACGGGCGCGGCCCTGGCCGAGCAGGTCCGCCAGGCCATCAACACGCTCAGGCATGGCGTCGAGGACGCCCGCCGCGCCGGCAGCGGGCCGATCGTGATCTCCACGGGCGGGGCCTTCGCCGCCAGCTGGCTGACGCCCCGGTTGGCCCGCCTCGCCGCCGAGACCGGGGAGCTGGACCTCACCATCCGGGTGGAGGACCGGGTCGCCAACCTCTCCACCGACGGCGTCGACATCGCCCTGCGCTACGGCGTCGGTCCCTGGCCCGGCGTGGAAAGCGCCCGGCTGATCGACGAGCGCACCTTCCCGGTCTGCAGCCCCGAGACCCTCGCCCGCTATCCGATCGAGAAGCCCGAGGACCTGCTGGCCGCGCCGCTGCTGCGGCATACCGACATGCCGTGGTCGACGTGGTTCCGCGCCATGGGGATAGAGGCGCCCGAACTGCCGCCAGGCCTGACCTTCGACGCTTCGACCATGCTGCTGGACGCCGCCGCCCAAGGGATGGGTTTCGCCCTGGCGCGCGCCGGCTACGCCCAACGCAACCTCGAGGACGGCCGCCTGGTCCGCCCCCTGCCGGGCGAGGTCGATGTCGAGACCGGCCACAACTTCGTCTGGCGCGCCGAGAATCCCAAGCTGCCGCGGATCTTGAAGCTGCGGGACTGGTTCCTGGCGGCGACCGAGGGCGAGCGGCGAAGCTAG
- a CDS encoding lysine-2,3-aminomutase-like protein, which translates to MSPTAKTLRDVRSMAEAGLTSSDRLPALEAVAARYAVAITPAMAELIDPADPHDPIARQFVPAPEELIASPGEDGDPIGDSIHSPVDGIVHRYPDRVLLKPTHTCAVYCRFCFRREMVGPEGLSNLTPAQLDAAFAYIAGRPGIWEVIVTGGDPFVLSPRRLAKLIDRMEAIDHVKVVRFHTRVPAVDPTAVTDELVAALKRSTKAVYVALHANHARELTPAARAACARLVDAGIAMVSQTVLLKGVNDDPATLAALMRAFVETRIKPYYLHHGDLAPGTAHLRTTIAEGQAIMRALRGTLSGLAQPTYVLDIPGGHGKAPVGPAYLGEGQVEDPNGRRHAYPPAAD; encoded by the coding sequence ATGTCCCCCACCGCAAAGACCCTCCGTGACGTCCGGTCCATGGCCGAGGCCGGCCTGACCTCGTCCGACCGCCTCCCCGCTCTGGAGGCGGTGGCGGCGCGCTATGCGGTGGCGATTACCCCCGCCATGGCCGAGCTGATCGACCCGGCCGATCCGCACGACCCCATCGCCCGACAGTTCGTGCCCGCGCCCGAGGAGCTGATCGCCAGCCCCGGCGAAGACGGCGACCCGATCGGCGATTCCATCCACAGCCCTGTGGATGGAATCGTCCATCGCTATCCCGACCGCGTGCTGCTGAAGCCCACCCACACCTGCGCGGTCTATTGCCGGTTCTGCTTCCGTCGCGAGATGGTCGGACCCGAGGGCTTGTCGAACCTGACGCCGGCCCAGCTGGACGCGGCCTTCGCCTATATCGCCGGCCGGCCCGGGATCTGGGAGGTGATCGTCACCGGCGGCGATCCGTTCGTGCTGTCGCCCCGGCGCCTGGCCAAGCTGATCGACCGGATGGAGGCGATCGACCACGTCAAGGTCGTGCGCTTCCACACCCGCGTCCCGGCCGTCGATCCGACCGCCGTCACGGATGAGTTGGTCGCCGCGCTGAAGCGCTCGACCAAGGCCGTCTATGTCGCCCTGCACGCCAACCACGCCCGCGAGCTGACCCCGGCCGCCCGCGCCGCCTGCGCTCGGCTGGTCGACGCCGGGATCGCCATGGTCAGCCAGACCGTGCTGCTGAAGGGCGTCAACGACGATCCGGCGACCCTGGCGGCGCTGATGCGCGCCTTCGTCGAGACGCGGATCAAGCCCTACTACCTGCACCATGGCGATCTCGCCCCCGGCACCGCCCACCTGCGCACCACGATCGCGGAAGGCCAGGCGATCATGCGCGCCTTGCGCGGGACGCTCTCGGGCCTGGCCCAGCCGACTTATGTGCTCGACATCCCCGGCGGCCACGGCAAGGCGCCGGTCGGTCCCGCCTACCTCGGCGAGGGCCAGGTAGAGGACCCGAATGGCCGCCGACACGCCTATCCGCCGGCCGCCGACTGA
- a CDS encoding 3-hydroxybutyryl-CoA dehydrogenase has product MSEIKTVGVIGAGQMGAGIAHVVALAGYGVKLHDVSRERIDAGLAVIEKNMARQVGRGIIDDAAMKAALARISPAEGLEAVGATDLAIEAATENEEIKKSIFRSLQPHLKPDTLLASNTSSISITRLASATDRPERFIGLHFMNPVPLMKLVEIIRGIATDVPTYETAVAFAKSLGKITSNAEDFPAFIVNRVLVPMINEAIYTLYEGVGTVDAIDTAMKLGANHPMGPLELGDFIGLDTVLSIMNVLHEGLADSKYRPCPLLVKYVEAGWLGKKTGRGFYDYRGETPVPTR; this is encoded by the coding sequence ATGAGTGAAATCAAGACGGTCGGCGTGATCGGCGCCGGCCAGATGGGGGCGGGCATCGCGCATGTCGTCGCTCTGGCCGGTTACGGGGTGAAGCTGCACGACGTTTCGCGCGAGCGGATCGACGCCGGCCTCGCCGTCATCGAGAAGAACATGGCCCGCCAGGTGGGCCGTGGGATCATCGACGACGCCGCCATGAAGGCGGCCCTGGCCCGCATCTCGCCCGCCGAAGGGCTGGAGGCCGTCGGCGCCACGGACCTCGCCATCGAGGCCGCCACCGAGAACGAGGAGATCAAGAAGTCGATCTTCCGCAGCCTGCAGCCGCACCTGAAGCCCGACACGCTGCTGGCCTCGAACACCTCGTCGATCTCGATCACGCGCCTGGCCTCGGCGACCGACCGGCCCGAGCGCTTCATCGGCCTGCACTTCATGAACCCCGTGCCGTTGATGAAGCTGGTGGAGATCATCCGCGGCATCGCCACCGACGTCCCGACCTACGAGACGGCCGTGGCTTTCGCCAAGTCGCTGGGCAAGATCACCAGCAACGCCGAGGACTTCCCCGCCTTCATCGTCAACCGCGTGCTGGTGCCGATGATCAACGAGGCGATCTACACGCTTTACGAGGGGGTCGGCACGGTCGACGCCATCGACACGGCGATGAAGCTGGGCGCCAACCATCCGATGGGCCCGCTGGAGCTGGGCGACTTCATCGGCCTGGACACCGTGCTCAGCATCATGAACGTGCTGCACGAGGGTCTGGCCGACAGCAAGTACCGCCCCTGCCCGCTGCTGGTGAAGTACGTCGAGGCCGGCTGGCTGGGCAAGAAGACCGGTCGCGGCTTCTACGACTATCGCGGCGAGACCCCGGTCCCCACGCGCTAG